The following coding sequences lie in one Aspergillus luchuensis IFO 4308 DNA, chromosome 8, nearly complete sequence genomic window:
- a CDS encoding RanGTP-binding protein (COG:S;~EggNog:ENOG410PFRW;~InterPro:IPR008812;~PFAM:PF05508), with protein sequence MDAFLTRLTQQAMNYAIRSGIAITAKYAISQSSRLLKNVDDGEEREELLTLQHRLESKIQVISPAIDMIELIAARGNTSLESAVFLTKSLRWDIQSLGQRLAKTAASEELYLRGANPKRDRSQHKAEIKLIIKDIKRLLVRIEDAVPLMNLAITTSGAKLSTNLPSSVSPSRLLQASTFLTAGDTQYSMYPSQAVQIGPTFTLSMYMLFSSHLRPHDEEGIREATWKEVMHKARLKLRRVPMDLAAIPQSETPHFKLPAEARMDEFAYQVLIIEDLDDGRVHSFDESEPQPHSYEGVSTAGLREILPIHEISKIFYADTGKILNINTEGETNNPVLLLKRDINAIPPRRMVERDETLSGYAPEDPQEDEEEEIDEIQAQLDAQLNEANANPGLPSFHKSSISEEWRLPKDLDPEWIAFEVYNEEESSDSESDAEEDHTSPSRAGSIDPERMAKLSLHDNTTTPSRRSTPSSTQRISTATVSNPHFNNIRTSLSLLETLLRLTSLQQFQQQSHLSISDELLNFFLEESSTTGAGGDEQHRQRLRADARRRVGWDPYDESPVKRRGEDYQYAWTSEGTPLRFSRETSEMPYSPGDSRTRGFHLRSRENTPETPLRYGRSASVQSSDLKSRGARRGGPSSAVLASERSRGGSPLSRKSTPGPIVEGVDDADVDGPSEG encoded by the exons ATGGATGCTTTTCTCACGAGG CTCACGCAGCAGGCGATGAACTATGCCATCCG CTCAGGCATAGCTATCACTGCCAAATACGCCATCAGTCAATCGTCTCGCTTACTCAAA AACGTTGACGATggtgaagagagggaagagctACTCACGCTTCAGCACCGACTGGAAAGCAAGATACAGGTCATTTCACCTGCCATTGATATGATTGAACTCAT TGCTGCAAGAGGCAATACGTCACTAGAGTCAGCCGTGTTTCTCACAAAATCTCTTCGCTGGGATATCCAATCCCTCGGACAGCGACTAGCAAAGACTGCTGCATCTGAAGAACTGTATCTTAGAGGGGCAAACCCCAAAAGAGACCGTTCCCAACACAAGGCGGAGATCAAGCTTATCATTAAAGATATCAAAAGACTTCTTGTTCGTATTGAGGACGCAGTACCGCTGATGAACTTGGCTATCACGACGTCGGGTGCTAAGCTATCAACAAACCTGCCATCGAGTGTGTCTCCATCCCGACTGCTGCAGGCAAGCACCTTCCTGACTGCTGGCGATACGCAATACTCCATGTACCCGTCTCAAGCGGTCCAGATCGGCCCCACATTTACTCTGTCTATGTACATGCTCTTTTCCAGTCACCTTCGGCcgcatgatgaagaaggtatCCGCGAAGCAACCTGGAAGGAAGTTATGCACAAGGCGCGTTTGAAGCTCCGCAGGGTGCCAATGGACCTAGCTGCAATCCCCCAGTCCGAGACACCGCATTTCAAACTTCCTGCCGAAGCAAGGATGGACGAATTTGCCTACCAGGTGTTGATTATCGAAGATTTGGATGATGGCAGAGTCCATTCGTTTGACGAAAGTGAACCGCAACCTCATAGCTACGAAGGTGTCAGCACCGCAGGACTACGCGAAATTCTTCCAATCCACGAGATTTCCAAGATCTTCTATGCAGACACCGGcaagattttaaatataaacaCTGAGGGAGAGACCAACAACCCTGTTCTCCTCCTGAAGAGAGACATCAACGCCATCCCACCCCGACGGATGGTCGAACGGGACGAGACCTTGTCCGGCTACGCCCCCGAGGACCcccaagaagatgaggaggaggaaatcgaCGAGATCCAAGCGCAGCTAGACGCCCAACTCAACGAGGCAAACGCCAACCCCGGACTACCTAGTTTCCATAAAAGCTCCATTTCCGAGGAATGGCGACTCCCCAAAGACCTCGACCCCGAATGGATTGCATTCGAAGTCtacaatgaagaagaatcaTCAGATTCCGAATCCGACGCAGAAGAGGACCACACCTCACCATCCAGAGCAGGATCAATCGACCCCGAAAGGATGGCGAAGCTTTCTCTCCACGACAACACAACAACGCCGTCTCGCCGCAGCaccccttcttcaacgcagCGCATATCCACAGCCACCGTCTCAAACCCCCACTTTAACAACATCCGCACATCCCTATCCCTCCTGGagaccctcctccgcctcacctccctccaacAATTCCAGCAGCAATCTCACCTATCCATCAGCGACGAGcttctcaacttcttcctcgaggaATCCTCAACCACAGGCGCCGGAGGCGACGAACAACACCGCCAACGGCTCCGCGCTGACGCAAGACGCAGAGTCGGCTGGGACCCGTATGACGAGAGCCCCGTCAAGCGAAGAGGCGAGGACTATCAATACGCATGGACCTCGGAGGGCACTCCGCTCAGATTCTCGCGCGAGACAAGCGAAATGCCCTACTCGCCTGGCGATAGCAGAACCAGAGGATTCCATCTAAGGTCCCGAGAGAACACTCCCGAGACACCGCTCCGGTACGGACGCTCCGCTTCCGTACAGTCGTCGGATCTGAAGTCCCGTGGTGCTCGGCGCGGAGGGCCGTCATCGGCTGTTCTTGCTAGTGAGAGGTCGAGGGGAGGGTCTCCTCTGTCTAGGAAGTCCACGCCGGGTCCTATTGTGGAaggggttgatgatgctgatgttgatggtcCGTCGGAAGGATAG
- the SUP35 gene encoding translation termination factor GTPase eRF3 (BUSCO:EOG09261PUF;~COG:J;~EggNog:ENOG410PI1B;~InterPro:IPR027417,IPR000795,IPR003285,IPR004160, IPR004161,IPR009001,IPR009000;~PFAM:PF00009,PF03143,PF03144;~go_function: GO:0003747 - translation release factor activity [Evidence IEA];~go_function: GO:0003924 - GTPase activity [Evidence IEA];~go_function: GO:0005525 - GTP binding [Evidence IEA];~go_process: GO:0000288 - nuclear-transcribed mRNA catabolic process, deadenylation-dependent decay [Evidence IEA];~go_process: GO:0006415 - translational termination [Evidence IEA]) → MADQTPDSWEDELSRQTEGVRLNPNAQGRPQPQAPSFHPGAATFTPGAASFVPGQTYQPYGGGYPQYGQYGQQAYGGYPYDQQQQAYAQYGAYAQQPGGFNNNQVYNQQYGGYQQQQQPRQAAAPAAAQPAQPAPKPAASNNAAPPKAKVLSIGGASNSPAAPKTKVLSIGTPSPAPTSSTPSSTSGAATPGDTKGAAAVEAAAKVTASKAIEKTEKKADAKAAASGKSSPTPSGRSSPGRSSPARGEAAKAARNADAVAMEQQADVDEATLKEIYGEKKEHVNIVFIGHVDAGKSTLGGSILYVTGMVDERTLEKYKRDAKEAGRETWYLSWALDLTNEERAKGKTVEVGRAHFQLPVKAADGSTITRHFSILDAPGHKSYVHHMIGGASQADVGVLVISARKGEYETGFEKGGQTREHALLARNTGVKTLIVAVNKMDDPTVEWSKARFDECTVKVGKFLENLGYKKSDLFFMPISAQRTTGIKDRVPTDLAPWYGGPSLLEFLSDMKVPERKINAPFMMPISAKYRDMGTMVEGRIESGVLKKNGSCIMMPNRTKVEIAALYGETEDEIPTGTCGDQVRLRLRGVEEEDILPGFVLCSPKRLVNCVKTFEAKIRILDLKSILTAGYNCVMHVHSAVEEVTVAALLHKCEPGTGRRSKRPPPFAAKGQTIIARIEVTSTAGAVCVERFEDYNQMGRFTLRDQGQTVAIGMITKLISAEEAAATQA, encoded by the exons ATGGCCGACCAGACCCCCGATTCCTGGGAGGATGAGCTCTCCAGACAGACTGAGGGCGTTCGTTTGAACCCCAACGCACAAGGTCGCCCTCAGCCCCAGgctccttctttccacccTGGTGCTGCCACTTTCACCCCCGGTGCTGCTTCCTTCGTTCCTGGACAGACCTACCAGCCCTACGGTGGCGGTTACCCGCAGTATGGCCAGTACGGCCAGCAGGCCTACGGTGGATACCCTTAtgaccagcaacagcaggcCTATGCCCAGTACGGCGCCTACGCTCAACAACCTGGTGGCTTTAACAACAACCAGGTCTACAACCAGCAGTACGGTGgttaccagcagcagcagcagccccgTCAAGCTGCCGCCCCCGCTGCCGCCCAGCCCGCTCAGCCCGCCCCGAAGCCCGCCGCATCCAACAACGCTGCTCCCCCCAAGGCTAAGGTCCTGTCTATTGGCGGTGCCAGCAACTCTCCCGCCGCTCCCAAGACCAAGGTTCTTTCCATCggcaccccctcccccgctcCCACCTCGAGCACGCCTTCGTCGACCTCGGGTGCCGCTACACCTGGAGATACCAAGGGTGCTGCCGCTGTTGAGGCGGCCGCTAAGGTGACGGCTTCCAAGGCTATCGAGAAGactgagaagaaggccgatGCGAAGGCTGCCGCTAGCGGCAAGTCGTCCCCTACCCCCTCGGGTCGCTCTAGCCCTGGAAGATCCAGCCCTGCTCGCGGTGAGGCTGCCAAGGCTGCTCGTAACGCCGACGCTGTCGCCATGGAGCAACAAGCCGATGTCGATGAGGCTACTCTGAAGGAAATCTatggtgagaagaaggagcacgTCAACATTGTCTTCATCGGTCACGTCGATGCCGGAAAGTCTACCCTGGGTGGATCCATCCTTTACGTGACCGGTATGGTGGACGAGCGTACCTTGGAGAAGTACAAGAGGGACGCCAAGGAGGCTGGTCGTGAGACCTGGTACCTCTCTTGGGCCCTGGATTTGACCAACGAGGAACGTGCCAAGGGTAAGACTGTTGAGGTTGGCCGTGCTCACTTCCAGCTTCCCGTCAAGGCCGCCGACGGCAGTACCATCACGAGACACTTCTCCATCTTGGATGCTCCCGGTCACAAGTCTTACGTCCACCACATGATTGGTGGTGCTTCCCAGGCCGATGTCGGTGTCCTCGTTATCTCCGCGCGTAAGGGTGAATACGAAACCGGTTTCGAAAAGGGTGGTCAAACTCGTGAGCACGCCCTGCTTGCACGAAACACCGGTGTGAAGACCCTGATCGTCGCTGTTAACAAGATGGACGACCCTACCGTTGAGTGGAGCAAGGCTCGTTTCGACGAATGTACCGTCAAGGTGGGCAAGTTCTTGGAGAACCTCGGCTACAAGAAGAgcgatctcttcttcatgccCATCTCTGCTCAGAGGACCACGGGTATCAAGGACCGCGTCCCCACGGACCTTGCTCCCTGGTATGGCGGCCCGTCCCTTTTGGAGTTCCTGTCGGATATGAAGGTGCCCGAGCGTAAGATTAACGCACCTTTCATGATGCCCATCAGTGCCAAGTACCGTGACATGGGTACCATGGTCGAGGGTCGCATCGAGTCCGGTGTGCTCAAGAAGAACGGCAGCTGCATCATGATGCCCAACCGCACCAAGGTCGAAATTGCCGCACTCTATGGTGAGACTGAGGACGAAATCCCCACCGGTACCTGCGGTGACCAGGTCCGTCTTCGTCTCCGTggtgtggaagaggaggatatcCTGCCCGGATTCGTGCTCTGCTCTCCCAAGCGTCTGGTGAACTGTGTCAAGACCTTCGAGGCCAAGATCAGAATTCTTGACCTGAAGAGCATTCTCACGGCTGGTTACAACTGCGTGATGCACGTGCACTCTGCTGTCGAAGAAGTTACTGTTGCGGCCCTGCTGCACAAGTGCGAGCCCGGCACTGGACGTCGCAGCAAGCGTCCCCCTCCTTTCGCTGCCAAGGGTCAGACCATCATTGCTCGTATTGAGGTGACGAGCACTGCTGGTGCCGTTTGTGTCGAGCGCTTCGAGGACTACAACCAGATGGGTCGGTTCACTCTGCGTGATCAG GGTCAAACCGTTGCCATTGGTATGATTACCAAGCTCATCTCTGCCGaagaggcggcggcgacgCAGGCGTAA
- a CDS encoding pre-rRNA-processing TSR2 family protein (BUSCO:EOG09264ZDJ;~COG:S;~EggNog:ENOG410PNFD;~InterPro:IPR019398;~PFAM:PF10273), whose protein sequence is MTTTTTQQPPQTATQYLDLGITLAINAWPALTLAVQSNWGGPTSSDKRDWLCGAISEMIQERPETDAEDLEDVLIQVMNDEFDVVVDDESAGMVAVQIMEMKGQTEKGEFGAIQEMWEKWQSKKGASGIEGFKRGEDQEDDDDSEEDEDEDMEMDDAPAPALVRAPREKVEPEVDEDGFMTVVSKKRR, encoded by the coding sequence atgaccaccactaccacccaacaacccccccAAACAGCAACCCAATACCTCGACCTGGGAATAACCCTCGCGATCAACGCCTGGCCAGCCCTCACATTGGCCGTGCAATCCAACTGGGGCGGTCCGACCTCCTCCGACAAGCGCGACTGGCTCTGCGGCGCCATCTCGGAGATGATCCAGGAGCGACCCGAAACAGACGCCGAGGATCTCGAGGACGTGCTTATTCAAGTGATGAACGATGAGTTCGATGtcgtggtggatgatgagagcgCGGGCATGGTTGCCGTGCAAAttatggagatgaaggggcAGACGGAGAAGGGCGAGTTCGGGGCAATCCAGGAGATGTGGGAGAAGTGGCAGAGTAAGAAGGGTGCCTCGGGGATTGAGGGGTTtaagagaggggaagatcaggaggatgatgatgatagtgaggaggatgaggatgaggatatggagatggatgatgcgCCGGCGCCGGCGTTGGTGAGGGCGCCGAGGGAGAAGGTTGAGCccgaggtggatgaggatggatttATGACTGTTGtttcgaagaagaggaggtaa
- the SSN2 gene encoding uncharacterized protein (COG:K;~EggNog:ENOG410PGJE;~InterPro:IPR021643,IPR009401,IPR041285;~PFAM:PF11597,PF06333;~go_component: GO:0016592 - mediator complex [Evidence IEA];~go_function: GO:0003712 - transcription coregulator activity [Evidence IEA];~go_process: GO:0006357 - regulation of transcription by RNA polymerase II [Evidence IEA]) has protein sequence MDFPGGSITNIRAIDGFSHIYWRIYTDDPGESPSNGYAILKHLSRLKDLELQLRDRNCLVSSYPRRLCLWVFSATPGFESLSPLSPNDGRDDSGRLAIGSATLKVSSSGNVSAVDLVKNLSTETQNASGSAGSQRPNAMTPFATIYASFISAVSGAVSLQLVRQRNAIPLGSRTLFTVVEKDGCDNSHVSKNDLALAPSLTTLQIQLTSAGKLTVALQTVSQAGLTRLLTPEEVPASIHDTPPGTDLWLSPSGSIARLVAANPPQLNAGSPYPSNVGGSGNEKSSPATRKQWKVNVLWWLSNFGLPVDGIDDEAWVEVEVWEPFYSRLAGEVWRPSEEGASMLPLKRILWPAIYCFRRTKSASSEFYGEMEGVSSIAGDPLDFAEKWRVTEKLSFAEASPKPPSVHQEAPTKDQDASSPDLLNLPEGIESLSRASQYPDLQTASLVYPTPPDGAAATGLNPLVTSDTFTDDIEQNSNFMQQDRLNHHRQLSKERTGTDVISFGPSAGLVVGSGLYDTNDDDDLFGDMNEKDFGTKGITDADFSFFDDPDFDRGGVGEQAEAIQELSGFMDTDEPEIQATVDGQASPEQTPAMNIASAQLSPVVATADMQPEKTPQEAKAPVFTPQEDKPRTISPPLSPVEVKKILFPESQLESQRPAKKGQGPGYYNAVAFKQNMSLWDKKYGADGKFGFNLRGIERNKGPDTVTNDIPTVGLPRHSGKMKSSTSKDPDNYGSPYSEEMQESSSDSDMSSSVSADSDESASESGLSPATFSTRKRKRTRSNSGTSLALSQDKSTVRTGQETAAQRPEDSVFLGNFLSTFSDWSMAGYFSLAQNQVSPVLIRKDIQVQVAQLLVDQVTQSSLDHKIDGTLGLLDYADEVCSPETLQGDAAFVRGMERLDLNSFVSLQDSNALSPSSSNGANPRQSSQRRETGKGTIVKIPPPHLRVRRGKDFLETLPPAISFWETFGLEPAHGRKDILAYCIHPHFAARAADTFLERLGLVYSGCNLGEHRRGESSNVFDRGLGSWNISSSADSRYSEVIQSLKTICGVLGSAFLSTPPSKDSNIVVYIVNPFTHATSLVDICAAFWSLFQQYIAEADKQQTRQLNELVLQIIPMDFVTSAESLVVPPQAEYLNLALEVYSRCPPKSSEVGPVNCAPPVLLAEPIPRSIGFKLSSEGSSPLQEGKHLHIACSRSLDQRWLSVAWSDNFGALQRNMSYCLRYRNSVAARPLPEVRGEIWKATRDIMDTIQTRWKVIIVSTDPVDQEEVDTWTNFADQYGKARSMTLDLVILGATTPPDLHLEPPYLPIPLSMFNQQPSSTPVATPNLGGGVSSPDQFGTAPTPPGGWGAPANASTPTDTFPEVESESLLTDIYDETWGVVLSHRLNSSLHQTEYRPALASGYLLRRKGSTDGDGLYTMSVNILFARRSPSSYDTLLREILGMYRDLATLARARGTRTVQQGTLPWHVATAIKAQTLLSYAL, from the exons ATGGACTTTCCCGGAGGgtccatcaccaacatacGCGCCATT GATGGATTCTCCCATATTTACTGGAGAATTTACACCGACGATCCTGGCGAATCGCCAAGTAATGGCTACGCCATCCTGAAGCATCTCAGCCGTCTCAAGGACCTGGAGCTCCAGCTAAGGGACCGAAATTGCTTGGTTTCTAGCTACCCCAGACGATTATGTTTATGGGTCTTTTCTGCTACTCCTGGCTTTGAAAGCCTGTCTCCGCTATCTCCGAACGATGGCAGAGACGATTCAGGTCGCCTCGCCATTGGCTCAGCTACTCTGAAAG TCTCCTCTTCTGGCAACGTTTCTGCGGTTGATTTAGTCAAGAATCTCTCGACAGAAACACAGAATGCGTCGGGGAGCGCGGGATCACAGAGGCCGAACGCCATGACACCTTTCGCTACTATTTACGCATCATTCATTTCGGCCGTCAGTGGAGCAGTTAGCCTCCAACTAGTCCGGCAACGCAACGCAATTCCCCTCGGCTCACGTACTCTCTTTACCGTTGTTGAAAAAGATGGCTGCGACAACTCTCACGTTTCCAAAAACGACCTTGCTTTGGCACCGTCCTTAACTACGCTTCAGATCCAGCTGACATCTGCCGGAAAGCTAACAGTAGCTCTACAGACTGTATCGCAGGCTGGCCTGACGCGGTTGCTCACACCGGAAGAAGTCCCTGCGAGCATACACGACACCCCACCGGGCACTGACCTCTGGCTATCTCCAAGTGGGTCTATTGCCAGACTTGTCGCCGCTAATCCGCCCCAGCTGAACGCAGGGTCCCCGTATCCGTCTAATGTTGGGGGTTCAGGGAATGAGAAGTCCAGCCCGGCAACTCGCAAACAGTGGAAGGTCAATGTGCTCTGGTGGCTTTCCAATTTTGGTCTTCCTGTGGATggcatcgatgatgaagctTGGGTTGAAGTTGAAGTTTGGGAACCATTTTACTCTAGACTCGCCGGAGAAGTTTGGCGGCCCAGCGAGGAAGGCGCTTCCATGCTTCCCCTAAAGCGGATTCTTTGGCCAGCTATTTACTGCTTCAGGAGAACGAAATCAGCATCTTCAGAGTTCTATGGTGAAATGGAAGGTGTCTCATCCATTGCTGGTGACCCTCTAGATTTCGCAGAGAAGTGGCGTGTAACAGAGAAACTTAGCTTTGCCGAGGCGAGCCCTAAGCCTCCGTCTGTCCATCAAGAAGCGCCGACTAAGGATCAGGACGCATCATCTCCCGATTTACTCAACTTGCCCGAGGGGATTGAAAGCCTTTCACGAGCGTCGCAGTATCCTGACCTTCAAACTGCTAGTCTTGTATACCCAACACCGCCTGATGGGGCCGCCGCAACAGGCTTAAATCCCTTGGTTACTTCCGATACCTTCACGGACGACATTGAGCAAAACTCGAACTTCATGCAACAGGACAGGCtgaatcatcatcgtcaactCAGCAAAGAGAGAACTGGTACGGATGTGATAAGCTTTGGCCCGTCGGCAGGACTTGTGGTTGGTTCGGGCCTATACGATACgaacgacgacgatgatttATTCGGAGATATGAATGAGAAAGACTTTGGCACTAAAGGAATCACTGATGCTGATTTCAGCTTCTTTGACGACCCAGACTTCGATCGTGGAGGTGTTGGCGAACAGGCTGAAGCAATTCAAGAATTGTCTGGGTTCATGGATACAGATGAGCCCGAGATCCAAGCAACTGTGGACGGCCAGGCTTCACCTGAACAGACACCAGCCATGAATATTGCAAGCGCTCAGTTGAGTCCTGTGGTCGCTACAGCAGACATGCAGCCCGAGAAAACTCCCCAGGAGGCCAAGGCACCTGTATTCACGCCTCAGGAGGACAAACCCCGAACGATAAGTCCTCCCTTGAGCCCGGTGGAGGTCAAAAAGATCCTGTTCCCGGAGTCGCAACTTGAAAGTCAACGGCCTGCCAAGAAAGGGCAGGGGCCTGGTTACTACAATGCAGTTGCTTTCAAACAGAACATGTCCCTCTGGGACAAGAAATACGGCGCTGATGGAAAGTTTGGATTCAATCTTCGTGGAATTGAAAGGAACAAGGGGCCAGACACCGTCACAAATGACATCCCAACTGTTGGCCTTCCACGTCACAGCGGAAAGATGAAAAGCAGCACGTCAAAGGATCCCGACAATTACGGGTCTCCTTATAGTGAGGAGATGCAAGAATCATCATCGGATTCGGACATGAGCAGCAGTGTAAGTGCCGACAGTGATGAGAGTGCCTCTGAAAGTGGCCTATCACCTGCCACGTTTTCCACCAGAAAAAGGAAACGTACTCGCTCCAATTCGGGAACTTCGTTAGCTTTATCCCAGGACAAGTCAACTGTCCGGACTGGTCAAGAAACTGCAGCCCAGAGACCGGAAGACTCGGTATTTCTGGGAAACTTTCTGTCTACCTTTTCTGACTGGTCAATGGCGGGCTATTTCTCCCTGGCACAGAACCAAGTCTCGCCAGTGCTTATTCGCAAGGACATACAGGTTCAAGTTGCTCAGTTATTGGTTGACCAAGTGACACAATCATCTCTGGACCATAAGATAGATGGAACCCTTGGTCTGCTTGATTATGCTGATGAGGTGTGCTCTCCCGAGACTCTTCAGGGTGATGCAGCTTTCGTGCGTGGAATGGAACGACTGGATCTGAACAGTTTTGTTTCGTTGCAAGATTCCAATGCGCTTTCGCCTTCGTCATCCAACGGTGCCAACCCGCGTCAGTCCTCTCAGCGTAGAGAGACTGGAAAGGGCACCATAGTGAAAATACCCCCACCGCACTTGCGCGTGCGTCGGGGAAAGGATTTCCTGGAGACACTACCTCCGGCGATATCCTTTTGGGAGACTTTCGGGCTGGAACCTGCGCATGGGCGAAAGGACATTCTCGCATATTGCATACATCCTCATTTTGCTGCTCGAGCAGCCGACACATTCTTAGAGCGGCTTGGACTGGTCTACTCGGGCTGCAACCTTGGCGAGCATCGTCGAGGCGAAAGTTCCAATGTCTTCGACCGTGGACTGGGCTCCTGGAACATCAGTTCATCAGCAGACTCACGTTACTCCGAGGTCATACAGTCACTCAAGACTATTTGTGGAGTGCTCG GGTCTGCGTTTTTGAGTACTCCGCCAAGCAAGGATAGCAACATTGTAGTTTACATAGTGAATCCTTTTACTCACGCCACATCATTGGTGGATATCTGCGCTGCATTCTGGTCTCTTTTCCAGCAATACATCGCGGAGGCTGACAAGCAACAGACACGACAGCTGAACGAGCTTGTTCTTCAGATAATCCCCATGGATTTTGTCACTTCGGCCGAATCTCTCGTTGTTCCTCCCCAGGCCGAATATTTGAACCTGGCCCTCGAAGTGTACAGCCGATGTCCGCCTAAATCGTCCGAGGTGGGCCCGGTGAATTGCGCACCGCCAGTGTTGCTTGCAGAGCCTATTCCTAGATCTATTGGCTTCAAACTGTCATCGGAGGGTTCGTCGCCGTTGCAGGAAGGCAAGCATCTTCATATTGCTTGTTCCCGAAGTCTGGATCAACGTTGGTTGAGTGTGGCTTGGTCTGATAATTTTGGGGCACTTCAACGGAACATGTCATATTGCCTTCGCTATCGTAATTCTGTTGCAGCTCGCCCTCTCCCGGAGGTACGGGGTGAAATATGGAAGGCAACAAGGGATATCATGGATACGATTCAGACGCGCTGGAAGGTCATCATTGTCAGCACTGACCCTGTGGACCaggaggaggttgaca CGTGGACAAATTTTGCAGATCAGTACGGCAAGGCTAGGTCCATGACGCTGGATCTGGTGATCTTGGGCGCGACCACTCCTCCTGACCTACATCTCGAGCCGCCTTATCTCCCCATTCCCTTGAGCATGTTCAATCAGCAGCCTTCATCCACACCTGTTGCTACACCGAACCTTGGCGGCGGTGTCTCTTCGCCGGACCAGTTCGGTACCGCGCCCACACCCCCGGGTGGCTGGGGTGCACCCGCGAATGCCTCCACCCCAACGGATACGTTCCCGGAGGTTGAATCCGAGTCCCTCCTCACGGATATCTACGATGAGACATGGGGTGTAGTGTTATCGCATCGTCTCAACAGCTCTCTGCATCAGACGGAGTATCGCCCCGCATTGGCAAGCGGGTACCTTCTTCGCAGGAAGGGCTCTactgatggagatggcctATATACTATGAGTGTCAATATACTCTTTGCACGGCGTTCCCCGTCTTCATATGATACTCTCCTGCGGGAGATTCTGGGTATGTATCGCGACCTGGCAACCCTGGCCAGAGCCAGGGGTACGCGCACTGTGCAGCAAGGCACATTACCGTGGCATGTGGCTACGGCAATCAAAGCCCAGACTCTTCTCAGCTATGCATTgtga